The genomic window TTCAAGCCAGtttaagacaagaaaaagaatgTTACTTTTAAGGTTTATATGCACATACACAAAAGATGAATAAGAAATGCATACCTGGGACTTTGAGAGCTGCTGTGTTACTTTATTGATGTCAGGGGCAATGGAGGGTCCCTGCTGACCCGTATCTGTAAATCCTAAACTGGGGTGTGGCTGAGAGGGAACTCCTAAAGTCCCACAGAGATGATCTATCCtctgtgttgatgttttttcctCTACAGTAGGACAAAGCTTATCCATCGGTCCTGTAGCTGCAGTCAAGGAGTTGATGTTATTTTGGCCTCTGACGTCCACATTCCCGTTTGTCTCTCTGGAGCTCAGTGCTGGAGCTTTGGACAAAAAACTCTCAAGTGGGAGCAGCTGTGACTGAGGTTTAGGGTCGTATTGGGTTTGATTGTGAGGTTGACGTTGGGGCTGAGGAAAGCTCGAGGACGGTGGCGGCTGTGATGCCATGTTTGGCTGTTGTGCCGGCCTCGTCTCCAGCTGTGCGGCGCTCCAATTCCCCACACATCTGAATCCACCTTGAATGCTGCTCTCAGTGTGATGTTTgagtgtgttgtttttaacaaattcacCAGTGACAGGCATTATATCTATCCCTCCACTTACAGCAACAACCATATCTGCTGGAGGCTTGTTCTGGTTCATGGAGAAAGATAACGATAGCTGCTGTGTGCTTGGAGGCTGGAACAACTCCGGCTGGTTTGGTTTTACTTGAGAGATTACCTGTTTTTGAGACTGAATCTTTGTCCCGTCTTTATCCATCTTAATGTTCGGAGCGTTGTCACCAACAACTGCACCTCGGTGCAAGTTCACATTCACGTCATTATTATTTGCTCCATCGTTATTAAAAAAGTGAGATTTCTCACTGCAGCTGTCCATCATCTTTGTCCAGCGCTGCAGCAGGCTTTTGTCATTGTCACTCAGCAGAACCCCGCCCAGCAAATCtccttgttttccttctcttttttccttttctttcattttcctctCCCTTTCTCTCGCTCGTTCctgcctcttcctccttttctcctctctttctcGTTGACGCTCCTGTGCTGTGACAGGCCGGCGCGACTCTGGAACAGAAGACGTGGAGGACGAGACACCTCCTGCTATGCCAGTGTCGATGCCCAGAACAGAGGCACCTCCATCtgcaaaaaatatcaaaaaccaGATAAAGACCAATTACAGGAAAACATGTCAGGAAGGTGTAGTAGATAAATGAACTTACCAGTCCTGGCTTTGTGTCTGAGAGTTGATTTCAGTATGGCTGCTTTGAGTGCAGCTTTAGTATCTTCTGAAATGGCTCCTTCCTTTCTGGCTCCTTCTGGTGCACGTGGAAGAGGCCTTGCTTTCTTGGACAGTGACTGTGAGAGGGACTGAGAAAGAGACTGGACCTGTgctgcagacagagacagtGAAGGCACAGTGTTGGGAAGAGGTGTGATGGTCTGTGCTTGTGTTGCAGGAATGGAGGTGGGATCCTGAGCCATGTGTTGGTTCTGGGTATTTGGCACCTGAAGAGCCTCACTATCTCTCATTGTTTCTGAAGGAGCATCCTGGCTGCACACTGGTGTTGTTAAATCTATTGTCTCTGGCTGACCACTGTCGGAACTGGCACTAGGCATGTCCACATCAACTGGACCACCTTCACTTTTACTGAGGAGGGGCAAATTATGGGCCACATGAAGTGGGGCAACTTCTAAAAGTGTTGCAGGCTTATTAAAGGTTTTCATCTGATTTGCAAATGCTTGGTTCACTTCTGCTGGTGGATGATCTTGTTGCTGTTGAGGTTTCACTTCTCTGATTTGCTGtaactgttgtgtttgttcGTGTTGTGCCATTGAAACCATTGTTTGTCCAGTTAGGTCCACAGTTTCAGGCTGAGCATTACACTGATTGCTGGTTTGTGATGCAGCTCCACTGGTAATTCTGGCCAAAGGCCTGAATTGGAGTCTCTGACGagaattcagtttctttttatgaaaGTCCTGGATTTCCATCAAAATCGcctctttaatttgttctttagtCATCGGAAGCTTGTCAAACTCAAAGTCAAAAGCTGGCACACAGTTGGGCTCATCGTCTTGGTCATGGTACTTGGCCAGGTAAGGATGctccagtgtgtctctcacgcTGATGCGATCACGAGGATCAAAGCGCAACATGGCCTCCAGAAGGTCTAAAGCCTCTGGCTCAGCTTGTGGGTACAGTTTAGCCAAAGGAACAGGGGTTCGTGATGGAAGACTCTGAACATAGGAGCGCACCCTGTCAGCCCTAATAGAGCTGATCAAACCCTCAGGAGGAGTGCCGAGCACGCTCAAAATAAGCTGGAGCTGGTGGACGTAGTGCTTCCCGGGAAAAAGCTGCTTACGACCCAACATTTCAGCAAAGATGCAGCCCACAGACCACAAGTCGATGGCAAAGGTATAATGACTCAGAGACAGCAGGAGTTCAGGAGCACGGTACCATCGGGTGGCCACATACTCAGTCATGAAGGAATAAGTATCCTCAGGGTGTGAACTAAGACCCCTCGCCATACCAAAGTCACCAATTTTCAGCTCACAGTTTTCATTCACCAGCAGGTTGGAGGGTTTGAGGTCGCGGTGGATGACGTTGGCAGAGTGCATGTACTTAAGGCCACGAAGAAGCTGGTACAGAAAGTAACGCGTGTGCTCAGGGGTCAGAGTCTGTGCAGAGTGAATGATCTGGTGCAGGTCACTCTCCATGAGGTCCAACACTACGTACCTGTACACACAGGAAGTGGAGAGGACATATGTTAGGTACACAAGCAGCCAGCTAAACCGCACAAAACTTCTGTTTGTGAATGTGTAGtatcagtgatttttttatCAACTTCCAGAGATGTGCAGATGTTCTTTGACACCAGAcagctatcaaaataaaaaaatacatacacgGACTTAAAGGCAGAGTGAGGAAGGTTTGGCTGAAGGATGTCTTTAATGGCAATAATGTTGTCATGTTTGAAGTGCTTGAGAATCTTCAGCTCTCTTAATGTTCGTTTGGCATTTGTCACCACTTCAAAAGCGTTGGAGATCTTCTTTATTGCCACCTGCTGGCCTGTGATGTGTAAGTGTAAACAAAAAAGAGTGTGGAAGAGAGATTGAGAAGAATTTAACCAATCAAGACTTGTTTTGAAGAGAGTAAAtatttttgccatttctttAAGGAACCAGCCGTACCGTTGTCCCTTCTCCTGGCAGATGAAACAACACCATAAGCCCCAGTACCAATGGTTTCTATGATATCATACTCCTCTCCAACGTCAAACTTCACATCTAGAGAGTGCGCTTTAAGCAGGGCCAAATTTTTAGCTGCGATGCTGGTGTCTGCGGTGCTGCCTGCTGCCTTGACTTCATGCTGGTTCtggttttctctgcttttatcaGTGGCCATTTTTTCAGGAGAGGCCCCATTTTTAGCCTCCCCACCCTCTTCATTGgacattttttctgtaaataaaaatgttagagTCATTAAATTGTATTTCCTTATAGGTTCtttactgcaaataaaacatttagtctGTCAAATGTAATGAACTACTCACATTTGGTCCATTTGAAGGTTTTTCCCTGAGTATCTCACCAGAGacatgttcatgttttgaaaTCAGCATACAACTATTCTGATCAATATGAGCCTCAATGCAAGGCTGATAAAAATTTGGTTCTgcacattgttattttttaagcaaatgtgCATTTGGTGTATAAATGaaagtttaaacacagatgGAAATGGAAATTATGGATATGTAATAATGTCATTTGATAGGTGAATTCAAAACATCtattgttttgacaaaaaagagAAGTCTGTAAGAACGCAAAGTTTcctaatttgtttaaattgagAAACATACTTTATActagaaaatgaacaaaagactCATTTGC from Kryptolebias marmoratus isolate JLee-2015 linkage group LG17, ASM164957v2, whole genome shotgun sequence includes these protein-coding regions:
- the mapk7 gene encoding mitogen-activated protein kinase 7, with the protein product MSNEEGGEAKNGASPEKMATDKSRENQNQHEVKAAGSTADTSIAAKNLALLKAHSLDVKFDVGEEYDIIETIGTGAYGVVSSARRRDNGQQVAIKKISNAFEVVTNAKRTLRELKILKHFKHDNIIAIKDILQPNLPHSAFKSVYVVLDLMESDLHQIIHSAQTLTPEHTRYFLYQLLRGLKYMHSANVIHRDLKPSNLLVNENCELKIGDFGMARGLSSHPEDTYSFMTEYVATRWYRAPELLLSLSHYTFAIDLWSVGCIFAEMLGRKQLFPGKHYVHQLQLILSVLGTPPEGLISSIRADRVRSYVQSLPSRTPVPLAKLYPQAEPEALDLLEAMLRFDPRDRISVRDTLEHPYLAKYHDQDDEPNCVPAFDFEFDKLPMTKEQIKEAILMEIQDFHKKKLNSRQRLQFRPLARITSGAASQTSNQCNAQPETVDLTGQTMVSMAQHEQTQQLQQIREVKPQQQQDHPPAEVNQAFANQMKTFNKPATLLEVAPLHVAHNLPLLSKSEGGPVDVDMPSASSDSGQPETIDLTTPVCSQDAPSETMRDSEALQVPNTQNQHMAQDPTSIPATQAQTITPLPNTVPSLSLSAAQVQSLSQSLSQSLSKKARPLPRAPEGARKEGAISEDTKAALKAAILKSTLRHKARTDGGASVLGIDTGIAGGVSSSTSSVPESRRPVTAQERQREREEKRRKRQERARERERKMKEKEKREGKQGDLLGGVLLSDNDKSLLQRWTKMMDSCSEKSHFFNNDGANNNDVNVNLHRGAVVGDNAPNIKMDKDGTKIQSQKQVISQVKPNQPELFQPPSTQQLSLSFSMNQNKPPADMVVAVSGGIDIMPVTGEFVKNNTLKHHTESSIQGGFRCVGNWSAAQLETRPAQQPNMASQPPPSSSFPQPQRQPHNQTQYDPKPQSQLLPLESFLSKAPALSSRETNGNVDVRGQNNINSLTAATGPMDKLCPTVEEKTSTQRIDHLCGTLGVPSQPHPSLGFTDTGQQGPSIAPDINKVTQQLSKSQVEDILPPVISVTSKGSGAGYGVGFDLDDLLNQSLTDLQHCDQDSYDSAPLSASLLSDWSEVHRMTPADLESLQQELQLGSPMILSDTIPPDA